A window from Flavobacterium gyeonganense encodes these proteins:
- a CDS encoding L-threonylcarbamoyladenylate synthase: MAEFIKIYPDKPSEAAIAKVVKVLQNGGLVIYPTDTVYGLGCDITNSRALEKIAKIKGVKLEKANFSFICHDLSNLSDYVRQINTSTFKILKRALPGPYTFILPGNNNLPKEFKKKTTVGIRVPDNNIILEIVRQLGNPVVSTSIRDEDDVIEYTTDPELIFEKWQNLVDMVIDGGYGDNVGSTIIDLSEHDPVIVREGKGDIDIL; the protein is encoded by the coding sequence ATGGCCGAATTTATAAAAATATACCCCGACAAACCTAGTGAAGCTGCAATTGCAAAAGTAGTGAAAGTACTTCAGAATGGTGGTTTAGTTATTTACCCAACAGATACTGTTTACGGTCTGGGTTGCGATATAACTAATTCAAGGGCTTTAGAAAAAATTGCAAAAATTAAAGGAGTTAAATTAGAAAAAGCGAATTTCTCTTTTATCTGTCACGACCTGAGTAATTTATCAGATTATGTGAGACAGATTAATACTTCTACTTTTAAAATACTAAAAAGAGCATTGCCAGGTCCTTATACGTTTATTTTACCGGGTAATAATAATTTGCCTAAAGAATTTAAAAAGAAAACAACTGTAGGGATACGTGTTCCTGATAACAATATTATTCTCGAAATTGTAAGGCAATTAGGCAATCCTGTTGTTTCAACATCAATACGGGATGAAGATGATGTGATTGAATACACTACTGATCCTGAATTGATTTTTGAGAAATGGCAAAATCTTGTTGATATGGTTATTGATGGAGGGTATGGCGATAATGTTGGCTCTACCATCATAGATCTCTCTGAACATGATCCGGTAATTGTAAGGGAAGGAAAAGGAGATATTGATATTTTGTAA
- a CDS encoding OmpA/MotB family protein encodes MRKIAIALTVLMALTSCVSKKKYAELEAKNKETQDLLNSCTVKLNACLEEKAGLAATAASYKEHNQDLINSSKDLTVLTTKGAENLEKSLESLKEKDLKISRLQDALTKKDSVTLALVTSLKGAVGINDPDIEINVEKGVVFISIADKLLFKSGSYDVTDKAKSVLAKVAKVVNDKPDFECMVEGHTDNVPYKSNGILLDNWDLSVKRSTSIVRVLTNDLGVNPAKLIAAGRSSYIPLVPNDTAENKGKNRRTRIVVMPKIDQFYDMIEKEMKKQQQ; translated from the coding sequence ATGAGAAAAATAGCAATTGCTTTAACTGTCCTTATGGCTCTAACATCGTGTGTTTCTAAGAAGAAATATGCTGAATTAGAAGCTAAAAACAAAGAAACCCAAGACTTACTAAATTCATGCACGGTTAAACTTAATGCCTGTCTCGAAGAAAAAGCTGGTCTGGCTGCAACAGCTGCAAGCTATAAAGAGCACAATCAGGATTTAATCAATAGTTCTAAAGATCTAACAGTTTTAACTACTAAAGGAGCAGAAAATCTTGAGAAATCATTAGAAAGCTTAAAAGAAAAAGATCTTAAAATATCAAGGCTTCAGGATGCTCTTACTAAAAAAGACAGTGTAACTCTGGCATTAGTTACAAGTTTAAAAGGCGCTGTGGGAATCAACGACCCAGATATCGAAATCAACGTTGAAAAAGGAGTTGTATTTATTTCTATCGCTGACAAATTATTATTTAAAAGTGGAAGCTATGATGTAACTGATAAAGCAAAATCAGTTTTAGCAAAAGTAGCAAAAGTAGTAAACGACAAACCTGATTTTGAGTGTATGGTTGAAGGTCATACGGATAACGTTCCTTATAAAAGCAACGGAATTTTGTTAGACAACTGGGATTTAAGTGTGAAACGTTCTACTTCTATTGTTAGAGTATTGACAAACGATTTAGGAGTAAATCCGGCTAAATTAATTGCAGCAGGTAGAAGCTCTTATATTCCTTTGGTACCAAATGATACTGCTGAAAACAAAGGTAAAAACAGAAGAACCCGTATTGTTGTTATGCCGAAAATCGATCAGTTCTATGATATGATTGAAAAAGAAATGAAAAAACAACAGCAGTAA